Part of the Stigmatopora argus isolate UIUO_Sarg chromosome 3, RoL_Sarg_1.0, whole genome shotgun sequence genome, CAATTTTGGCTTGAAAATTGACTTTATGAATTAATACCATGTTTGTTTCTtattgcaggtttttttttaaatatatttttttaatacttttgagttgactgaataaaaatgtatacaatcTCACTTTGTTCATAccaatatgtatttttctttgtttgtgtatccgtttttttttccttttgtctgCACTTCCTTTCTTTTCCCACTTGGATTTTCCTGCCTGCTGCTTTCTCATAATATATCAAACAATATGAACAACTCCCACACAGCACATTAAAACTGTTCTGGTCACTCAGATTCACATTCTGCATGTCTAAACAGCTGGACAAGActgctttaaaagaaaaaaatccggGCTTTCTCTCACCATCATAAAGTAGAATTCACAGTCGCCGGTGCACACGGTCTCAAACTCGAAGGTAATCCGACCAAACTCTGTACCCGGGTGACCGGATATTGACGTCGGGAGCCTGGTCAAAGACGAAGGAAGGGCGGCGTAAGACGAGCGGAGATGTGACGGCGAGCGACAAGGGCACCGCGCTCACTTGAAGCCCGGGATGTGGATACTGAGGATGAGGTAGTCGTTATCTGAGCTTCCCGCGCTGCTCCGGATGTGATCGCGTGCCACCTCCCATCCTGAAAGCAGAAATGCATAATAAGAATGACTTTTTAGTGGAGTCAAAAACAGCCATAGGTGGCAACCTAACTTCActttttcagtaccattgacgatACATTTGCGTGAATTCCTACAAAATAATGTCaataaaaagaaggaaaaaaacattgaaatttctGCATTAACTTTTGTGTTCTAATTGATCTTATGtgaaaaaaagaatctaaaAACTTGACATATTTGACAATTTGTGATATCACAAAAGAGACCAAtaacagaatttaaaaaatagtttaaatgaaaattgttggctgcttttttaatttgatttggtTGGAATCCTTTATTTTGGACAAATGTCGggggggagatttttttttaggacgtTTATCAttctattatatatttaattgcaTTGCTATTTTAAATTTCTAGGTATGCAGTGGGTCAAAAAGATGTTTTATGATCATTCTTTACTTTGCCAAAAGCCACATAGACTTTACCATTCATGCCATCACACTTGGAGTTCCCCACGTTGAAGCAAGACGTCTTCATGTTGGAGGGCAGAACATTCCACCACTTGTACTCGAGGCCCAGGGTGGGCTCAGTGCCCGCCGGGCAAGGCTGACACGCTGCAACAGTGGGTGGAAATGTACAGAAAATGGAAGAAAtgcaagagaaaaagaaaaagatcgGACTCCATACGTTTCATCCCGTCCGAGTAGGTCCCGGCAGGGCAGGGCGAGCAGATGGATGTCTCGTTGTTATAGAACCCGGGGTTGCACGGGGGGCAGGGCTCCCGCTCTCCACCGGGAGGTAACGTCACAGAACCAGTCACATTCTCCAGGCAGATCTTGGGTTCGATCCACTTGTACTGGACCTGCGTCTGGAGTCACCCGGAAGAAGGCGTGAGGATTTCCAGAAGTCGATCGTGGTTGAGAATCCTTTCCTTACCTTCCCATCGGCGTCGCAAGCCGTGTGGATATTAAAAAAGTCCTTCCTGGAGCACGGAGGTCTGTCTTTACATTTATCGGATGCCTCGTctgcaaaataataatttttgggCCACAATTAGAAATGTTTTTAACAAGTTAAACTTGACCATATCGCATGCCTTTGAGAACGTGTATCCTACCTGAATACTGAGTGGCGGTGTCGCAGGGAGTGCACGAGCTGGCGCCGTGGCCCGAAAAGGTATTCCGAGGGCAGGGCTGGCACGAGGCCGACCCGGGCTCTCGGCTGAACGTGCCCGGTTTACAAGGGAAACACTCGGATGTGTACGCTACTCCTGAGGGAAAggtgtgtggggaaaaaaagttcaatattTAACAGTTGTTGAGAGCTTCACAAATGACCGACCTTCAATATGGATGTTTTTCAGCAGGGCAGGTTTCACCGCTGTGGTCCCCACCGTGATGGCGCCGGTTCTCCAGTACATGATGTTAGTGCCAGAAGTCAGGTTCATCTGGTGAAAATTAATTGAGTGTTTTCAAATATAACTTATGAGCACACGTGTCATTCTCGTGATTGTTATCAGATGCATAAATGAAAATGTACCCGTTGTGTGGCCCATTCTCCTTGATTGGTGGGTTTAAGCCACTTGGTATCAGCAGGCTGATTCATTTCTTGACACTGATCATTCTGGATCTGCaatttattcataaatatttTACAATTACTAAAATGGAGGGGAAAATATCCCATGTCGTCTCATAATCCAAATAAAAAGgagttcactttttttaataacttacaccagtattatcatttattctgaatagattttttaaaattggattggattggataactttattcatcccgtattcggaaaatttagttgtcacagtagcaagagggtgaggatttagaaataggaaaggtattttagacataaatagataggtaataagtaagttaataaagaaaataaatacatgaataaatatataaataagcgtgttgctgatatatatatattatatatataatatataggtatatatataatatatatattaatatatatatatatatatatacacacatacacacatacatatacacatacatacacatacacatatatatatacatacatatatatacatacatatatatatatatatatatacacatacatatatatatacatacatatatatatacatatatatatatacatatatatacatatatacatacatatatatacatatatacatacatatatacatacatatatatatacatatatatacatatatatatatatacatacatatatatatacatatatatatatacatacatatatatatacatatatatatatacatacatatatatatacatatatatatacatacatatatatatacatacatatatacatacatatatatacatatatatacatatatatacacatacacacacatacatatatacatacatatatatatacatacgtacatacatacatatgtgtatatatatatgtgtatatatatatatatatatatatatatatacacacagatgtacatgcatgcatatgtatTTTATGTAGGCTCCATATGTTTCCCGTTTAAAAACATTTCGTGTTCGCAATGTAAATGAATGTGTAACTAGAGTGCACTTACAAAGAACTCGAAGAGCAGATTTTTATCCGGGTATTGGTACTCAAACGTGACGGATCCTTTCTTCTTCAAGTGGACCGAGTACACGAGCGAGACCGTGCACTCGTCCCTGTTGGACTCCAAGTAGCTTCCTTGTGGCACCCAAGAAGAGCTGCACGGACAACGACAAGATACCTGATGAATTCTCGTTAAATTATACACAGCGCACCTCAGATACACGTGCGGTACAGTTTGAATAAACGGTAGCTCACTGacagccattgacggcgatacacGTCTAGTAcattttgaactgggagggccggcagcgatctggacgtctaccgccgtcaatggcagcgccGCGTGATCATTGGCAGCGCCGCgtgatcattggctgccactaacAACGCGCGCCGGGTCACCTGGTACACGTGACGTCGCCGTCTCGGCGGGGGCCGCTTTCCAGGGCGTTGGCTAGGCTACTGAATCCCGTCGGCATGGAGTCCCACTGGTCGAAGCGGACGCCGCTGCCCAGGGAGTAGCTTCCCGCCGCGCACCGCGTGCACTCTTGCGCCGACATTTCCAGGAACTCGCCGGCTTTGCATGAAAACGCTAGGAAAAATTGGAATTTGGACCACAGGAATATTAAATTCAGTTACATTCTGTTGAATTTCTCCGATTTAacactagagcaagggtgtcaaactcgggttggttcgtgggccacattaacgtcaatgccatttgatgtgggccggaccattttagatctaatatctagatttttttttatttttctaaattggattaaaagaacttgattaaaagccctaaatagtcagtttttatagatctaaaacaatgtttatttgagcttttttttcttattaatggaaatgtcttttaatcatgttttttatgagtggaaaacggaaaatatttgtatgtttatttttagattttacaaaatgctttttgaactaaaaacacaaaagaaaaaaaatgtattaaaaaattgcaaggatcttttttaaaaaagggaaaatcaggaaatctaatgtacatctataaccatttgaatttgatcctaaaacagaaagtccgcactgtgatttactttctcgggccgcacaaaatgatgcggtgggccagatttggcccccgggccgccactttgacacttgtgcactAGATGGACAGTGCATCTTTAACATTTCTACTCATTGTGTGAAACAAGAATTTTAGTACTGTGGACCACCGTGTTACGACATTAACTGAGCGAGCGAGaaacagaaaaatgacaaaaaaaacttcatattCCATTCCGTaaagtgaacaaaaaaatgccaagtGGGAACGCCATAACCCGATATAATCATAGATACTTCGCGATCCAAAGTAtcacaatttcaatattttgtcaTACACTAATCAATAATGCACAGTCACCTAAGCGGAGGTGAAGCGCTGTTGacgccgcaaaaaaaaaacctcttagCAATGTCAAACCGACTGGTCTTACCGCATTAGTCAGCTGATCAACAAGATTTATTTCCTGATTCCTCCCCCATCAATTGACCTCCAAGGccgcagcattttttttatgaattgctgcgttgttgtttttttaaccacaaagGATCAAGCGGAAGTTCAACAAAAATGTATCCATTTTACAAGGACGTATACACCCTTACTCTAGGAATTCTATTACGGCACAAAGTTTAGTTTGCCTgtaataaaacatatttataaATGTTTATTATCTGAAATCTTTGTATAATATTTTACGGGAATGTCCGTTTCCTTAACATTGGCGGCAATAGACATCtaatattggacgtctatcgccgttaatggcagccCAGATGATGATCAAGCGGTCCCTCATATTCTCAGCCCTCATTTCGACAAAAGCAGCTACTTTTTTTAGTTCCCGTGTTTATCGCAGACgctttttgttttggaaaattGTGAGCTGCAGATAAGGAGGCGTCATCGTgttcgtgcgtgcgtgtgtcacacaatcacacataaccagaagcaaaaacaaagagcTGAAGCGACTTACTGCATGAGGTGCCGCGCACTGGTTCGGGCAATCCAATGCAAGCTCCGGGGTTGTGCGGGATGGCCGCCCGCCACCGAGAGCCCGAGCTGTGGCATTCGGTGTACTCAAAGTAGTAGTCCTCCTGTAATGTTCCAAAACAAAGAGCACAAAtgaaatcaaactcaaaatagGATCATCAACTTATGGTTTTAATTTCTATAGTGCTACTGGATGGAAGCCgatcttcatttaaaaaaaataataataatcctgaggtatactgcaaaaaaacaatacaaatacaGTATTTTACTACACATCTATGGAAACAAAGTGCAGAACAAAGAGCATAAAAGTGAAGAAACTTACAATCAAGAGCTCAATTATTGCATTCTtataaaatagaatatttaaaacaatcatAATTTACTATCTATTAATATTTACACTAGTTAACACATTATGCATAACAAAAATAagcataaaagtcaagaaaaccACAATCATGAGAGCTCAATGTATCATatcaaatattaatttatttacaaaaccAAATTTATTTCTAAATGTAATTTACCCATCACCTCCTTTTGTGCTGCACAActgattagcaaaaaaaaatagttttgattTTCTTAATATTGGATAGCTTTTTTCAAAttgggagaaaaaatatatatttttcccttcttaatacattcctgaGGTATCGGATCAGGACTTTTTATCAGCAGATAAACAAAATCGAGTGAGTTGGTCTCACAAAAATATGCCATCAGGACATCCTATCTAACAACAACGATAGATAAACCTTCTGCATTTACAACGTGATTTGTACACTGCTTTTACTGGTGTAAACCAGTGTGACAAGTCATTAGCACTCCTTGACTGGATGCACAACATTCCGCCTTCTTGGCCAAAGCAACAACAGGGTTAGATGAttgcctttttttgctttatgcGAGGGAGAATTGAAGCGGACATAGAATTAAAATAGGAGAAATAAAAGATGATTTTGAAGCAAAAATGATGTGAATGTCTGTTATCATAATTGcaataaatactaaaaaaaaacatttgtaatcTCAAAATGTGAAGCTAAAATATTTCCAATTCATGTCTTCTTCGACTAAGAAATATAGTATTacttcaatgtatttgtgtaatgttaaaacattcaaaaatgTTGACCTCTAGCAATGTAGTTTGTAGTTTTACACAATGAGCAAATAACTTATGAATCACACTATTTAAATTTATCCTAAGGCCTCCTTAAGAGTCAGTAAATGCATTCAGGAATGCAGCTTCTCTATCTTAAGGACATgtatgacaccactgtggtcttTGGAGGAGGTGTTAAGCTGATCCAGAACAGTTGGacggggaaaaaacagtccATGCAGGAAACTGATAAGCGCACAGTCGCTCAAGTTCAACATTCGAGAGTAGGAAAGCACTCATGAGTCACTGTGGCATGGATTTCTACTAAACTACCGAAGAGAGGCCGTTCAAACAACAAACCCAATGAAGTTGGGACAATTTCACTCAAaaccagatttttaaaaaaaacaatatatcatgatttgcaaatacttTCCATTCATTTGAACATCTGGGATGGTGGCAACAAAAGTTGATGAATGTGCAAAAGAATAATTTAGAAGAATAAATACCACAATGTCTGAAATAACTTAAATTAATCCAGACTAAAATAAAGTAATTGATTATATGGTTTTGCCATACACCGTTTAATGCAATGTGTGCCATTATcaccagtagacgtccaatccgaatgaacgttcattcacGGCCACcctcctacttcaaatggattggacatctactgttGATACACCCATTTATATTCACAACAGAAGAATGGTTGGACACTACATTAGAGCAGTTGGGAACCAGATTCAGAAAAGTACATATTGTACAACATTGGCACATTATTTTTTGGGTAATCACCCATACTCATGGTCACCTTGGTGCAGTATTGGTAACAATACAACACTAGTTACAATACTGGTAGCTTAATAACTTCTCCAATATCTAATCAAAGTGCATTATGTCATTTTGGAATTATGATGACCAACAGATACTAACCACATTCAGCAGaatgaaaaatgtgtatttgaaGTACGAGcgatttgagttacgagtgcAGACACGGAAATTAATCCGTCGGTCAATACTACAAGGCATTACTGTAAACGATTTTGTTGAATGTCAAGGAAAATATTAtagaaaaaagtttgaacaattCTGTTTTGTGATGGATTATCCTCAAGAATTGTGTTTTCCCTAGAGGACATTGAACGCCACCCACGGCCCAATCAGTGCACAAAGAGCAATTAAAATCGGAATAAATACCAAATTAAACGTGAATTAAGTGTGCATCGCTCACCTCGGTGCAGGGTCGCTTATTTACGGCCCCGTCAATCAATGTCAGCGCGGAGCAAAGGAAGAAGAGGACAACGACGAGGAGGATGTGTTGGATGTGGACGCTCAGAGCCCAGCTGACGACGAAACGAGCCGGTGAGCGCATGGTCGATCATCCAAGGATCGAAGGTGATATGTAGGAGGGGGTCAATTTtggttattttgtttgtttaaattgCATACAAACGCATGTTTCTATCGTCTGTCAATTTGTCAATCTCGCCACCTGCGATTATCCTCGGATAGCGCTCTCCAGTGGAGCTTCGCGACAATCAAATTAAAGAGGATAAACTTTAACTTCCGaattgttttttcaaaataaagcattACATGTCTTCACTCCttcttgaaatatatttttggtcatttttttaaactattaatGCTCATTTATGTACTTAAAAACGTAATTGGTATTGTTTTTATACTAATAAATGTCTTTTTGattttgtaataaataaatttttgttttaatttgacgGCAAAGACGCTTACGCACTGTAGCATGTGAATGGTCATTCTCGAGTATCTCACTTGACTACAGTTGCTCATCCTAGTAGCGAATGACGCCTCAGTGACGTCGACGAGCAAAAACAATTACTACATATCTTTAagcaaacaaaaatcaaaaatacacagaaaaacaTGCTTCCGTGCTCCAAATATATCGTTATAATTAAAATTCAACATGAATAAAATGCACGACGTAGTATAGACGGGTACCGTGTGCGTCTGGATATTTAGTAGCTCTCAATTTGGTGTCGTTTTTGCAACATATTGTCATTGCAGTCTTCACGTTGGCCACCAGACGTCAGAAAAGTACCCCAAACGCCACAAATAGCATGAGTTGTAGTATTGTATTCACTCAAAACATGATCAAGTCCTCAGCTCTAAATGATGGTCACAATACTTTGGacgtctataactgtcaatggcagccaatgtttaGAATAGCTTTTCTACTTCCCCTCATGTGCATCTGTTATTGAAAAGCAACACTCCTCTCCTTTCGCTTTCTGACTATCGCTTACCTCGTCAGCCTGTAACCGGAGCACTCTCGTTGCCGTCCGTATTCAACCATCTGTAACCTTTCTGTAACCTTTCCTCTTCTTTTTAAGTAGCTCAAATGAATCATTCATTAACGCTGTAGCAGTGGAGAGAAAGCGTGTTATCAAGTGACCCCCAGATGGAACGGTAATTGAAAAAAACGTGTGCACCGGTAGGCTGAGATGATGTGCAGGATGAGAGGTTGGTTGTCAGAAATGTTCCTGATGTTGGAAAGCTGAGAGAATGATGGACGACGGTGGCTTGTGGACGGCCTTGTACTCCGCAAAGCTGCCGAGAGACGATTTGTAAAGTGCGTGGAGATGAGGATGGTCACAGTTCAGCTGTTTTCTTCCATTTCGAAAGAAATCCATTTATGCAACTCAAGGCAAGGACTGCCCTGGATTATGTGGCTGATATCGAGACTACCATAGTTAAGCATATCCCAGCAAGGCAGTCCACACTCTGGACTGGTCGTCATGGAAGTCAGGCAAGTAAACTTCTAAACAAGGAGTTCTCCAACTTTTCCGTCAGGCCAAAATTTAATAGTCACATCATaagtgaaaatttattttacccacagatttttttcagtACTGTAGTTGAATTTAAAgcactgttgattttttttcaagacaaaGTATTACGAATAATTCAAATGTTGTGCTGGTATTTCATATCACGACATATTAGTAGTGTTACCAGTCTATGCTAAATGGTCAAGCAACAATTGAATCGATCGAAACAAAAATTATCaatggttttcattttttttaaatggtcaaaaatgttaaaagtgcTTTGTATTTGTATCTCTTCTGGGAAAATGTAACTGTTAAACGTGAGTATATCATGTTATGTAAATCTATCCAATTGAATCTCACCAAATAATGGATGGTTGCTCAAAGACTGGAAATTGTTGATGTTTTACATTGCtagtttttgtgtttgtttttttcttcacagaTGAACAACTGGAATCCACCCCTTCATTACTGGAACTCACATCTCTCGTCCATCATGCATGGACTTCCTTGCCCATCCTTTGGCCATTGCTTTGGCTCCACTGCCGACCCTAACACCGATTCGTCTCTTGAATCCCACAATGACCGAAATCCCAAGCCGGGACCTGTAACCACCCAGCCGGAGGCACCCCTGTCTCAGGAGCTGTCACAAAGAACCATGGGTTGTTTCTTGACACAAGACACCGATGGAAGTCACACTCTAACCGACCCTCAGGACAAAGCTGATCGTCAAATTGGCCTTCACATGCCCTCGGGTGgtgatgttgatgatgatgacgatgataatGTTGATGAGAAGGAGGAAGATTCCAGTGCTAAACTACAGTTCAAGTACTCTCATATCCCCAGGCCTTCTATTATTGTGAGACAACCCAAGGTAAGAAGCATGACCTCAATAGTATACCTAGTGAAGTGAAACTACGGTAAATGTCCTCAAGAGGGAGACACAACACAAAAGAGCTCTTCTATTGGCTGATTAGCTTCTTCAAGAAGTGTCCTTAAATATTTTGACAAAGGAGTGGAAACTAGTGCAGATTTGTTATCAAAAGCAGGGAGtcaaatttaaatcaaatctCCAGTCGAATACGAATGCCTGCGGAACAAGAAACATCAAAAATACATTGTCTGTAGGCAGTGTTGACAGTGGGAGAGCAATAATCAAATGTTAATCAGCAGTGGGAAATGGCCCAGTGATGAGAAGGGAGGAGTgccatcttatttttttaaattttatttaggaaGAAAAATGACCTAAATACACAGGAGCGACACTAATACTACAAATGGATTTCAAATGGGTCCGCAAAATATTGTCCCGCTGGCCGCCATTAGCCCTGGGACATAGGTTTGAAACCCCTCTCCtgtataaatgaaataaaaacatttaagaacACACACACTGCTGCAATGACCTTAGGATGGCTGACTTTATtcccctttgtctcctcgtacaACGTCCATTCCAGGAAACGGCGCCGAGCAGAGGAGACACAGAGGATGGGCCTTTATCAGGTATGGAAAACAACACCAGCTTCCTCTTCTTTGCTCTTTTGCCTATGCCTGatactaacgggaaaaaaactttcCTTTGCTGATGGAAAAAGAACTTGAATTGGACACGTAGGGGAAAGTATTGTAGAGGAAATAACAGGGTGACACACTTGTGACctctagtgtgtgtgtgtgtgttaagctGGCGGCTTCATGACAAGTTGGCACTCAAACAACACAGCTAAGTGGCGGATTCATAATAATGTGATTGACAATGTGTGGCCACGCATTCAAAATGGTTATTAAAGCAAACCAATGGGAGGGCATGAAACAAAACTCCAGCTGTTGACTGCATCTTTTGTTTCATGGTCTCTTTTCATGGCAAGGAATAATttgtgggtttaaaaaaaaaagctctataTAGAGCACAATGCAATAGAATACCCTTTAATTACCAGTTATGTAATGAATTTACCTTGGCAAAGGGGCGAGGACTAGCAGCAAAAACACTATTCTGTATCCCAGTGGCAgtccgtcagggccttcaaggccttctctgctggcctaagaaatatctgaatcataaattatattttgtccatcaatacttattaaataattccaaattgtctgttagcttcctttcattgcttttccccctggttgcactgcttccagatgtgtgttttcatattgaagcatttaaccaatcacatttcagccattatttgttgccagggtcagaaatctgccttaaggccttcacaatcagttctgcaggctccgctgcattaaacaagcgtcgataagactgttgctttaaccaatcagatttcgagttggctacaccacaatgccttgtcaccccccccccctggcccggttgtaatgtctgaaaagctccagtatttgtatttaatcattaaatgctgctaggaagttttaccccattttagtgctttgatttattgattattttttatgtgtcgcagctgtagctgcagtagaggttttatagccataaaatagtttttgagggttggattgattcgttgaaggcgctacgagaaaatgcacgaacCGCCACTGCTATATCCATACTGCATGttccattttatattattgTCATAAACGCATAGCTTTTTATCAAGGGAAGAAATACTTGCCCACATCTGTAATGCTTTTCTGACCTGGCAAGCATTTGAGATGCTTTTAAAGGATTAACGACATTTAACCATGCCACAAAGATGTTGACATACAAAAACAACAGTGACATAATTTCTCTcacagacaaacaacaatttaaaTTAATGGAGCTGGTCAAAGTCGTAGTTTCCACTGAGtatgtaaagattttttttaaatgatggatttaaaacattataaaatcaaaccatgaaatacaaattgtAGTTTAATAAACGGTTGCCATATTCTAAATAGTCATATGTTGCTAAAATGTTTCCAGAGAAACAGTGAGCTACAAAACTGACctaaaatgacatcatcatgCTTATTTGCTCATATATTTTTCATGTCTCGATGTGTCATGAGCTTAGCTGCATCTTTCCAtgactttattttctctctctatAATATATATTAGGGATGTATGGCATATTTTAGGATGCGAGTTGATTCTGAGTCGCCTGATTttctggcattgagtgatcatttTTCACATCATTACTTAGCATTTaccaacttaaaaaaatgttgtgtttcAACCATCTCGGTGGatgtttcatctttttttttactgtatagcAACACAACCATCTGCTCACACTCTTCATGGTAGTCATTAAGACTAAGTAAAAAGGCTCGCCGCTGTAAAGCTCGATAAATCTGTGTGGCCTGACCAGTAATAACAGCCTGCCCCGGAGGAACATGCCGTATAGTTTGCGTACGCCGAGGTTTTGACAAACACATGCGAACACGCATGTAAACGTTGCATGCAGACGTCAGGGAAAACAACAAAACGGCAAAAGGTCTGTAATTTTCTATGTGCTTGGGCGTTGTCATTTGAATAGAAGAAATCTGTGACAACTTTAAACAGAGGTGGTAAAAAAATGGTCATACTGGAGTTGAAGTCCCCACCCTTCTTCAGCAGAACAAATGTAGTTTCATTTCAACGCACGTTTGATGATTAGTTCCTCTATTTTTCGGACTCTAAGTCAAACTTTTTCGTTATTTTACTAATAGTGAAGTCTGACATAGTATTGTAGTATTAATAATGGAGGTGATCCTACttggcggtttttcgtttatcgcagccatgtctggttaacattaaccacgatattcgagggattactgtttatgtatgttttttctttttctgacatCAGACACCCAGTTATGTCACTTTTTAAGACTATAGTCACCTGAAAAACTCTTATGTTAACAGATAcccatttagcctgttgttctccatgttACTATtcttactttatttttattattcccgatttttctgataaaatacaataaattacCCTCCCAAAAAGCAACTTATACTCCATTACAtattttccttctttcttcATTGTGTATACTTTTACTTTTCCTCAGGTGCGACTTAGTctgaaaaatgtgatttttttgtttcttaacTATTATTACTTTAGTGTTTGTACTTTCTCACTTCCCACCCTTTACCATTGCTTGCATTATTTTTGCATACACTTTTACATACATAATTAACACTGGTGGCATCACAGTGACGCCAACCTGAACTATGACTGTGCATGGATGGAACCAAATTGCTGCTCAACCTCAGTTGTGAGAATATGAGTGTCT contains:
- the elapor2a gene encoding endosome/lysosome-associated apoptosis and autophagy regulator family member 2, whose protein sequence is MRSPARFVVSWALSVHIQHILLVVVLFFLCSALTLIDGAVNKRPCTEEDYYFEYTECHSSGSRWRAAIPHNPGACIGLPEPVRGTSCTFSCKAGEFLEMSAQECTRCAAGSYSLGSGVRFDQWDSMPTGFSSLANALESGPRRDGDVTCTSSSWVPQGSYLESNRDECTVSLVYSVHLKKKGSVTFEYQYPDKNLLFEFFIQNDQCQEMNQPADTKWLKPTNQGEWATQRMNLTSGTNIMYWRTGAITVGTTAVKPALLKNIHIEGVAYTSECFPCKPGTFSREPGSASCQPCPRNTFSGHGASSCTPCDTATQYSDEASDKCKDRPPCSRKDFFNIHTACDADGKTQVQYKWIEPKICLENVTGSVTLPPGGEREPCPPCNPGFYNNETSICSPCPAGTYSDGMKPCQPCPAGTEPTLGLEYKWWNVLPSNMKTSCFNVGNSKCDGMNGWEVARDHIRSSAGSSDNDYLILSIHIPGFKLPTSISGHPGTEFGRITFEFETVCTGDCEFYFMMDVNRRSTTVVESWERSKTRQTFTHIMTTNASVSYTWAFQRTNQPSEIRRYINDVARIYSIVVSNALDGVSSECRACALSSQPSGSGCMPCPAGHYIEPQSSRCTECPPNTYLVSQSTPGPDACKPCGPGSQSSKDHRLCYSDCHFTHSDGNVTVTFDFTPLGSVGTLMNGPSFTSKGTKYFHQFNISLCGGQDRLASCEDNVTDLSVGDSTGERSEGAAAVKTFVCQSTVIPASGRGFNTALTSQSINLADTFLGATVETTLSGVRVKPELFPGTSRKVPDVNFFFRSLEPTASCESGRSTVVSVRCDPGKSANGKLSVPSSCPAGTCDGCTFHFLWESSGACPTCTERDYHRIEGACKARQVEVLYVWTEPKVCIGGVSLPQKETMPCEGMEFWVRLGVGLGAFTAVLLVSLTCYFWKKNKRLEYKYSRLVISANSKECELPGADSCAVMEGENEGDMDDEVVYSKPSLLGKLKAIASKKNGENYENMQLNSHSKALVWS